In a single window of the Limnochorda sp. L945t genome:
- a CDS encoding aldo/keto reductase encodes MSATVRGGRQAEPGAGGGAGAGAPLVELGRTGIRVSPVGIGTWAWGDRMVWGYGREYADDALAEAFQAAVAAGINWFDTAEIYGNGRSERLLGEFLARMPDGHSRVLVASKFMPFPWRLRRRSLLGALRASLRRLGVERIDLYQIHWPYPPVPVETWMEALAEARAEGLIRSAGVSNYSAGQMRRAYEVLARHGIPLASNQVHYSLLHREPERNGVLDACRELGVSLIAYSPLEMGLLTGKYRGERPRGVRGAMLARSGALGRLPSVLGLLQEIGQAHGGKSPAQVALAWLVAKGSLPIPGAKSAAHARQHAQAMTICLGPDEVDALDRAGRP; translated from the coding sequence TTGAGCGCGACGGTGCGAGGGGGGCGACAGGCGGAGCCGGGGGCCGGAGGCGGGGCCGGTGCCGGTGCGCCTCTCGTCGAGCTGGGGCGCACGGGGATCCGGGTCAGCCCCGTCGGCATCGGGACATGGGCATGGGGCGATCGGATGGTCTGGGGCTACGGCCGCGAGTACGCGGACGACGCCCTCGCGGAGGCCTTCCAGGCGGCCGTGGCAGCCGGGATCAACTGGTTCGACACCGCCGAGATTTACGGTAACGGGCGATCGGAGCGGCTGCTGGGAGAGTTCCTCGCCAGGATGCCGGATGGGCACTCCCGGGTGCTCGTCGCCAGTAAGTTCATGCCGTTTCCATGGCGGCTGCGCCGGCGCTCGCTTCTGGGTGCCCTGCGAGCGAGCCTCAGGCGCCTGGGCGTGGAGCGGATCGACCTCTATCAGATCCACTGGCCCTATCCGCCGGTGCCGGTGGAAACGTGGATGGAAGCCCTGGCGGAAGCCAGAGCGGAGGGCCTCATCCGCTCGGCCGGCGTCTCCAACTACTCCGCGGGCCAGATGCGCCGGGCCTACGAGGTGCTGGCTCGTCACGGCATCCCGCTGGCCTCCAACCAGGTACACTACAGCCTGCTTCACCGCGAGCCGGAGCGAAACGGCGTGCTCGATGCCTGCCGGGAGCTCGGCGTGAGCCTCATCGCGTACAGCCCGCTCGAGATGGGCCTGCTGACCGGCAAGTACCGGGGGGAGCGCCCGAGGGGCGTGCGTGGCGCCATGCTGGCGCGTTCGGGGGCGCTCGGGCGGCTGCCCTCCGTCCTCGGCCTGCTGCAGGAGATTGGACAGGCTCACGGGGGCAAGAGCCCGGCCCAGGTCGCCCTGGCCTGGCTGGTCGCCAAGGGATCCTTGCCCATCCCGGGAGCCAAGTCGGCCGCGCACGCCCGCCAGCACGCACAGGCCATGACCATCTGCCTGGGCCCGGACGAAGTCGACGCGCTCGACCGGGCGGGCCGGCCGTGA
- a CDS encoding DegV family protein, which yields MSAKVRRRVAVVTDSVANLPQALARSLRVWVVPLLVVFRDKVFRDGVDLSPAQFYRRLREGQVASTSQPNPDAFLEAYQAAVKSSASAEPAESILVITISSKLSGTFHSATQAAQRFSSAAVRVIDSLTASFAEGWLVTEAARLAERGASLGEVADRVLALREKVRIFAAVDSLDYLRRSGRIGRAVAMAGSLLKVKPILTVGRDGVAEGVDRARTLERALDRLVEFVAEDAPQLVPTARTAQATAGGRATEGSAQDAGEERGRGFQPQQVGAPESGRGPLLHAAVVHADALEAAHALRRRLIERFRCAELFLEYITPVLGAHAGPGTTGVAYWWEQEATS from the coding sequence ATGAGTGCCAAGGTGCGCCGCAGGGTCGCCGTCGTCACGGACAGCGTGGCCAATCTGCCCCAGGCCCTGGCCCGCTCGCTGCGCGTGTGGGTCGTCCCGCTCCTGGTCGTCTTTCGAGACAAGGTCTTTCGCGACGGGGTGGACCTCTCTCCGGCGCAGTTTTATCGCCGGCTGCGGGAAGGCCAGGTGGCCTCCACCTCCCAGCCCAACCCGGATGCGTTCCTGGAGGCTTACCAGGCGGCCGTGAAGTCTTCGGCAAGCGCGGAGCCGGCCGAGAGCATCCTGGTCATCACCATCTCCTCCAAGCTCAGCGGCACGTTCCACAGCGCCACGCAAGCCGCGCAGCGCTTCTCGTCGGCGGCGGTACGGGTCATCGACTCGCTGACCGCCTCCTTCGCGGAGGGGTGGCTGGTCACGGAGGCGGCGCGCCTGGCGGAGCGGGGCGCATCGCTGGGCGAAGTGGCGGACAGGGTACTGGCCCTGAGAGAGAAGGTGCGGATCTTTGCCGCGGTCGACTCGCTCGACTACCTGCGGCGGTCGGGCCGAATCGGGCGGGCCGTGGCCATGGCCGGCTCGCTGCTCAAGGTCAAGCCCATCCTGACGGTGGGCCGCGACGGGGTGGCGGAGGGGGTGGACCGGGCGCGCACGCTCGAGCGCGCACTGGATCGCCTCGTGGAGTTCGTCGCCGAGGACGCACCCCAGCTCGTGCCCACTGCGCGAACGGCGCAGGCGACGGCCGGTGGGAGGGCCACGGAAGGCTCGGCTCAAGACGCGGGCGAGGAGCGGGGGCGGGGGTTTCAGCCCCAGCAGGTCGGGGCTCCGGAGAGCGGCCGTGGCCCCTTGCTCCATGCGGCGGTGGTTCACGCTGACGCGCTCGAAGCCGCCCATGCCCTGCGCCGGCGGCTGATCGAGCGTTTCCGGTGCGCGGAGCTCTTCCTCGAATACATCACCCCTGTGCTGGGGGCCCACGCGGGCCCCGGCACCACAGGGGTGGCGTACTGGTGGGAGCAGGAGGCGACGAGCTGA
- a CDS encoding sulfite exporter TauE/SafE family protein: protein MRQAAEAQAAGQGVAWKAAVGILIGVAGGTFGGLAGLGGGVLMVPMMTAFLGLTQHEAHGSSMLAVLFTAVSGGLGYARHGGVDWVAAVAVAFSAVVMAGYGARLSHRVPARRLRRYFGYFLVAMALIVVVSRYLMTHAAGGALPATPVVALGGILTGLVSGFLAGMMGMGGGAIVVPALVVGLGLPQHVAQGTSLVQMIPTAISGTFTHHRLGHTRWDVAPWVGAGAIAGGWLGAFVAALLPTDTLRWVFAAFIFLMGLNYVRTSAPVRPGHPSGTGGA from the coding sequence ATGAGGCAGGCCGCAGAGGCTCAGGCCGCAGGCCAGGGGGTGGCCTGGAAGGCGGCCGTGGGCATCCTCATCGGGGTCGCGGGGGGCACCTTCGGGGGGCTGGCGGGCCTTGGCGGGGGCGTGCTGATGGTGCCCATGATGACCGCCTTTCTGGGGCTCACGCAGCACGAGGCCCACGGTTCGAGCATGCTGGCGGTGCTGTTCACGGCGGTATCCGGGGGGCTGGGGTATGCCCGGCATGGTGGGGTGGATTGGGTGGCGGCGGTGGCCGTGGCCTTCTCGGCGGTGGTCATGGCCGGCTACGGCGCCCGCCTCAGCCATCGGGTGCCGGCGCGGCGGCTGCGCCGCTACTTCGGCTACTTCCTCGTCGCCATGGCCCTCATCGTGGTGGTGAGCCGCTATCTCATGACCCATGCCGCAGGCGGTGCCCTTCCGGCGACGCCGGTCGTGGCGCTGGGAGGCATCCTGACCGGCCTGGTGAGCGGTTTTCTGGCGGGGATGATGGGCATGGGCGGCGGCGCCATCGTGGTACCCGCCCTCGTGGTGGGGCTCGGCTTGCCCCAGCACGTGGCGCAGGGTACTTCCCTCGTGCAGATGATCCCGACGGCCATCTCGGGCACCTTCACCCATCACCGCCTCGGGCACACCCGCTGGGACGTGGCCCCGTGGGTGGGGGCCGGGGCGATCGCCGGCGGGTGGCTCGGCGCGTTCGTGGCCGCGTTGCTCCCGACGGATACGCTGCGGTGGGTGTTCGCCGCGTTCATCTTCTTGATGGGCCTCAACTACGTTCGCACCTCGGCGCCGGTCAGGCCGGGGCACCCGTCCGGGACGGGCGGAGCATGA
- a CDS encoding outer membrane beta-barrel protein has protein sequence MRRVGFGRSPKGVAALVVLAGAVMLAPSARAAVDFYASGGLGLFQMEAVNERVDAGSQNCAEIARELNHAGVTAECTPAGRLGAGISAEAGFVLSSQGLVGVGLGYQYLTGTTSSDLSVQTGSVSGHYTQSYTPTAHGPMLKVFLGTPLAEPASVRFFAGYGRYKASYAERGQIRGQVEDPDAAEFSHTYQGNADGYEAGLELRSALGPQAALLATVGYGWLQVPETMDKDRNPGPALDFTGLRLRGGLSIAF, from the coding sequence ATGCGAAGGGTAGGGTTCGGCAGGAGTCCCAAGGGCGTAGCCGCCCTGGTCGTGCTGGCCGGAGCGGTGATGCTGGCGCCGTCCGCGCGGGCCGCCGTCGACTTCTACGCGAGCGGCGGCCTGGGGCTGTTCCAGATGGAGGCCGTCAACGAACGGGTCGATGCCGGCAGCCAGAACTGTGCGGAGATCGCTCGAGAACTCAATCATGCCGGCGTCACCGCCGAGTGCACGCCCGCAGGCCGGCTGGGCGCAGGCATCTCGGCCGAAGCCGGGTTCGTCCTGTCGTCTCAGGGACTCGTCGGCGTCGGGCTCGGGTACCAGTACCTGACCGGCACGACCTCGTCCGACCTGTCGGTGCAGACCGGCAGCGTGTCGGGCCACTATACCCAGTCCTACACGCCGACGGCCCACGGCCCCATGCTCAAGGTGTTCTTGGGCACTCCGCTGGCCGAACCGGCCTCGGTGCGCTTCTTCGCGGGCTACGGCCGGTACAAGGCCTCCTACGCGGAACGGGGCCAGATCCGGGGCCAGGTGGAAGACCCGGACGCGGCGGAGTTCAGCCACACGTACCAGGGCAACGCCGACGGCTACGAGGCCGGTCTCGAGTTGCGCTCGGCGCTCGGGCCGCAAGCAGCGCTGCTGGCCACGGTGGGCTACGGGTGGCTGCAGGTGCCCGAGACCATGGACAAGGATCGTAACCCCGGCCCGGCCCTGGACTTCACCGGGCTGAGGTTGCGGGGAGGCCTGAGCATCGCCTTCTGA
- a CDS encoding COG2426 family protein, with protein sequence MGWNRWLLLVVLTWVPWLELRGTIPLGLAWGMPWLPVVLVVLMANVLLFWPTWLVMSLFYERWLQHTFVRDLLERARRRSEVAVERFGPIGLLLFVALPFPGTGAYTGTALAYLAGMPVMKAFRSVAAGVLVDGVIITLLSTGVITGVRWLSG encoded by the coding sequence ATGGGCTGGAATCGCTGGTTGTTGCTGGTGGTCCTCACGTGGGTGCCGTGGCTCGAACTCCGGGGCACGATCCCGCTGGGGCTGGCGTGGGGCATGCCCTGGCTGCCGGTGGTGCTGGTGGTCCTGATGGCCAACGTGTTGCTCTTCTGGCCGACCTGGCTGGTGATGTCGCTCTTTTATGAACGGTGGCTGCAGCACACGTTCGTGCGCGACCTGCTCGAGCGCGCCCGGCGCCGGAGCGAGGTGGCCGTGGAACGCTTCGGGCCCATCGGGCTGCTGCTCTTCGTTGCGCTGCCGTTTCCGGGGACGGGGGCGTACACGGGCACGGCGCTGGCTTACCTGGCCGGGATGCCGGTCATGAAGGCGTTTCGGTCGGTGGCCGCCGGGGTGCTCGTGGACGGCGTGATCATCACGCTTCTCAGCACGGGGGTCATCACCGGGGTGAGGTGGCTGTCGGGGTGA
- a CDS encoding GyrI-like domain-containing protein: MKQYDVQVEEVRPVTAMMVRKVGAVREAGPWVAAVMAYLAQQGRRLDGPPVAVYFDEEFDPERTDFAAGWPVGQPLPRGDSPAGPVEVLTLPGGQVAWVKHVGPYGELGDAYRALLDHIKASGLRVTGPPREWYLTDPASTPDPSQNVTRVEFPAVRANADQPVAGLIERLEAAQRRLEQLVVEAGERDLPGIRAKAGAKPRDLRATLLRMEAHVRQHERKLRRSLAHLGP; encoded by the coding sequence ATGAAGCAGTACGACGTCCAGGTGGAAGAGGTACGGCCGGTGACGGCCATGATGGTGCGCAAGGTGGGGGCCGTGCGAGAGGCTGGCCCCTGGGTCGCGGCGGTCATGGCGTACCTGGCGCAACAGGGGCGCCGGCTGGACGGCCCGCCGGTGGCCGTCTACTTCGATGAAGAGTTCGACCCCGAGCGAACCGACTTTGCTGCCGGATGGCCGGTCGGCCAGCCCCTTCCCAGGGGCGACTCGCCGGCAGGGCCGGTCGAAGTCCTGACCCTTCCGGGCGGGCAAGTGGCCTGGGTGAAGCACGTGGGGCCGTACGGTGAACTCGGCGATGCGTACCGGGCGCTGCTCGACCACATCAAGGCGAGCGGGCTGCGGGTGACGGGGCCGCCCCGGGAGTGGTACCTCACGGATCCGGCTTCGACACCGGACCCGTCGCAGAACGTCACGCGCGTCGAATTCCCAGCCGTGCGGGCCAACGCGGATCAGCCCGTGGCCGGGCTCATCGAGCGCCTCGAGGCGGCGCAACGCCGACTCGAGCAACTGGTCGTCGAAGCCGGCGAGCGGGATCTGCCCGGCATCCGTGCCAAAGCCGGAGCGAAACCCCGCGACCTGCGTGCCACCCTGCTTCGCATGGAAGCCCACGTACGCCAGCACGAGCGGAAGCTCCGAAGGAGCCTGGCGCACCTTGGGCCATAG